One Turneriella parva DSM 21527 genomic region harbors:
- the cobA gene encoding uroporphyrinogen-III C-methyltransferase has product MKTGAGKVTIAGAGPGQLDHLTIAALRAIHEADVILYDALIEDSIIAEFPLKAESIFVGKRCGNHAYTQTMIIAAMITHAMQGKHVVRLKGGDPAIFAHLTSELEALRALQIEVTVLPGVTAMLSAAAALKAPLTSRKTNRHIWVTDGHSPDLAKHASAMAEFPGTLVFYMGAERANEIAKLLSSAGLSAGTTAALVENAGKADAVIAFDTIAAFERGECARKTSGPGLFIVGSAIAGEAEKDTFATAQDAATAQL; this is encoded by the coding sequence ATGAAAACGGGCGCAGGTAAGGTCACGATCGCCGGTGCCGGGCCGGGACAACTCGACCACCTGACAATCGCCGCACTCAGGGCAATTCATGAGGCGGATGTCATTCTCTACGACGCGCTGATTGAAGATTCAATTATTGCCGAGTTTCCGCTAAAGGCCGAAAGCATTTTTGTAGGCAAACGCTGCGGTAACCATGCGTACACGCAGACCATGATTATCGCCGCCATGATAACCCATGCGATGCAGGGTAAACATGTTGTTCGCCTCAAGGGCGGTGACCCCGCAATCTTCGCGCATTTGACGAGCGAGCTCGAGGCACTCAGGGCGCTGCAGATTGAAGTGACAGTACTACCTGGAGTTACCGCGATGCTGTCGGCAGCGGCTGCGCTGAAAGCTCCGCTGACTTCGCGCAAGACCAACCGGCATATCTGGGTGACCGACGGGCACTCACCTGATCTGGCAAAACACGCGTCTGCAATGGCTGAATTTCCCGGCACGCTGGTATTTTACATGGGTGCCGAACGCGCAAACGAGATTGCAAAGCTACTCAGCAGCGCGGGACTTAGCGCCGGGACGACCGCGGCCCTCGTTGAAAATGCCGGCAAGGCCGACGCCGTGATTGCGTTTGATACGATCGCGGCCTTTGAACGCGGCGAATGTGCCAGAAAAACTTCAGGGCCAGGCCTATTCATCGTCGGTTCGGCAATAGCAGGCGAAGCAGAAAAAGACACATTCGCGACAGCCCAAGATGCTGCTACCGCTCAGCTTTAA
- a CDS encoding sulfate adenylyltransferase subunit 1, translated as MDLMRVFTCGSVDDGKSTLIGRLLYDSKSIFQEHLDHIESKDRIGDGELNLALLTDGLKAEREQGITIDVAYKYFSTPKRKFIIADTPGHIQYTRNMVTGASLADTAIILIDARQGILEQTRRHSFISHLLRVPHLIVCVNKMDLVGYSEARFNEIERDFKVMAASLDFQQTTLIPISALKGDNIVNTSAAMPWFRGDALLKTLEESAVHSKVAKGTRFTVQYVLRPQNTELHDFRGFAGILRSGEITVGDRLRVEPSGAEVTVTALHYSGQNTDRLYAADSGVIEIDRDVDISRGDLFVAAAEPVQRASLFKARLTHLDTQALKLGFPYYLLCGTRKIKAMVKSVERKLDIHSLAFADADPGSTIQLNEIAEVTLKTAQPIQFDSYANNWTTGAAVLVDSQTHMTSAALMLTEIAE; from the coding sequence ATGGATCTGATGCGGGTCTTTACCTGTGGCTCGGTCGACGACGGCAAGAGTACGCTGATCGGCCGGCTGCTCTACGATTCTAAATCGATCTTTCAGGAACACCTCGACCACATCGAATCGAAAGACCGCATCGGCGATGGCGAGCTGAACCTTGCATTGCTCACCGATGGCCTCAAGGCCGAACGCGAACAAGGTATCACGATCGACGTCGCGTACAAGTATTTCTCAACCCCCAAACGCAAGTTTATCATTGCAGACACTCCCGGCCATATTCAATACACGCGCAACATGGTGACCGGCGCATCGCTCGCCGACACCGCAATCATTCTGATCGATGCGCGCCAGGGCATTCTCGAGCAGACGCGACGCCATAGCTTCATCTCGCACCTGCTGCGCGTGCCGCACCTGATCGTCTGCGTCAACAAGATGGATCTTGTGGGTTACAGCGAGGCACGCTTCAATGAAATTGAACGCGATTTCAAAGTGATGGCTGCCTCACTCGATTTTCAGCAGACGACGCTGATTCCGATTTCGGCGCTGAAGGGTGATAACATCGTCAACACCTCGGCGGCGATGCCCTGGTTCAGGGGTGACGCACTTCTAAAAACGCTCGAAGAGAGTGCGGTACACAGCAAAGTTGCCAAAGGCACGCGTTTCACCGTGCAGTACGTTCTGCGTCCGCAAAACACCGAACTGCACGACTTTCGTGGTTTCGCCGGCATCTTGCGTTCAGGTGAAATTACGGTTGGCGACCGGCTGCGCGTCGAGCCTTCGGGCGCCGAAGTGACCGTAACCGCACTGCACTACTCTGGCCAAAACACCGACCGACTCTACGCCGCTGATTCAGGCGTGATCGAAATCGACCGCGACGTCGATATCAGCCGGGGTGATCTCTTTGTGGCGGCGGCAGAGCCTGTGCAGCGCGCCTCGCTGTTTAAGGCGCGCCTGACGCACCTCGATACACAGGCGTTGAAACTCGGCTTTCCCTATTACCTGCTCTGCGGCACGCGCAAGATCAAGGCGATGGTGAAGTCGGTTGAGCGCAAGCTCGACATCCATTCGCTTGCGTTTGCCGACGCAGACCCGGGGTCGACGATTCAACTCAATGAAATCGCCGAGGTCACGCTCAAAACGGCGCAACCGATTCAGTTTGACAGCTATGCAAATAACTGGACAACCGGCGCCGCCGTGCTCGTCGACTCGCAGACACATATGACCTCTGCTGCCCTGATGCTTACAGAGATCGCCGAATGA
- the cysD gene encoding sulfate adenylyltransferase subunit CysD, translating to MKSTAVRSHLDYLESEAVMILREVAGQFERPALLFSGGKDSIAIVKLAEKAFRPAKFPFPLVHVDTGHNFEEVIRYRDEMVARLGERLIVASVEDSIRRGTAAEEKGKFPSRNAIQAVTLLEAIAEHRFDCCIGGARRDEEKARAKERIFSVRDEFGGWDPKNQRPELWHLYNGNIHHGENVRVFPLSNWTELDVWLYLKRENVELPSIYFSHEREVLPYMGQIFPTSKFVTIDAADEISKRKVRFRTVGDMTCTAAMESEAADVDAIIHEIMTTRSAERGARLDDKRSEAAMEERKKTGYF from the coding sequence ATGAAATCCACCGCTGTTCGAAGCCATCTCGATTATCTCGAGTCAGAGGCGGTGATGATTCTGCGCGAGGTCGCCGGCCAGTTCGAGCGCCCGGCATTACTTTTTTCTGGCGGCAAAGATTCGATCGCGATTGTAAAGCTTGCCGAAAAAGCGTTTCGCCCGGCAAAGTTTCCATTTCCGCTCGTGCACGTCGATACCGGTCACAATTTTGAAGAAGTCATTCGTTACCGCGACGAAATGGTAGCACGGCTCGGCGAGCGACTCATTGTCGCGAGCGTCGAAGACAGCATTCGCCGCGGCACAGCTGCTGAAGAAAAGGGAAAGTTTCCGAGCCGCAACGCGATTCAGGCCGTGACGCTGCTCGAAGCGATTGCCGAACACCGGTTCGATTGCTGCATCGGCGGCGCAAGGCGCGACGAAGAGAAGGCGCGCGCGAAAGAGCGCATTTTCTCGGTGCGCGACGAATTTGGCGGCTGGGATCCGAAAAACCAACGCCCCGAACTCTGGCACCTCTACAACGGCAACATTCACCACGGCGAAAACGTGCGCGTGTTTCCGCTCAGCAACTGGACAGAACTCGACGTGTGGCTGTATCTGAAGCGCGAGAACGTTGAGCTGCCCTCGATCTATTTTTCGCATGAGCGCGAAGTTCTGCCCTACATGGGGCAGATTTTTCCGACTTCAAAATTTGTGACGATAGACGCAGCCGATGAAATCAGCAAGCGTAAGGTGCGCTTTCGCACCGTCGGCGATATGACCTGCACTGCGGCGATGGAATCTGAAGCGGCCGACGTCGATGCAATCATTCATGAAATCATGACGACGCGCAGCGCCGAACGTGGCGCACGCCTCGACGACAAACGCTCCGAAGCGGCGATGGAAGAGCGCAAAAAGACGGGGTATTTCTGA
- a CDS encoding precorrin-2 dehydrogenase/sirohydrochlorin ferrochelatase family protein produces MLLPLSFNLQGKSVLLVGGGKAALEKFAQLSRTGCHLRIVAPAFSEAMQAELAKPHLSQIETITRKFEDADIERAFMIFTAVDDEAVAEHIFRLCRARGILINSADDKARCDFYTAAVIDRGSIQVAVSTYGRFAGLSAVLRRHLEALLPAELDDDWEKIFALRARAVTLQSVIEKKSVITDIVRQIESRYFGKPATGVGDEHRQD; encoded by the coding sequence ATGCTGCTACCGCTCAGCTTTAATCTCCAGGGCAAGTCGGTATTGCTGGTCGGCGGAGGCAAGGCCGCGCTTGAAAAATTCGCGCAGCTCAGCCGCACCGGTTGCCATCTGCGCATCGTCGCGCCGGCTTTTTCTGAGGCGATGCAGGCTGAACTCGCGAAGCCGCACCTCTCGCAGATTGAGACAATCACCCGCAAATTTGAAGACGCGGATATCGAAAGGGCATTTATGATTTTTACCGCCGTCGACGATGAGGCTGTCGCAGAGCATATCTTTCGCCTCTGCCGTGCGCGCGGCATTCTGATCAACAGCGCCGACGACAAGGCGCGCTGCGATTTCTATACAGCGGCGGTAATCGACCGGGGCAGCATACAGGTGGCGGTATCAACATATGGTCGGTTTGCAGGCCTTAGCGCTGTGCTGAGGCGCCACCTCGAAGCACTTCTGCCAGCCGAACTCGATGACGACTGGGAAAAAATATTCGCGCTGCGTGCCAGGGCAGTTACTTTACAGTCTGTTATTGAAAAAAAGTCTGTCATAACAGACATCGTGCGGCAGATCGAAAGCCGTTACTTTGGCAAACCAGCAACGGGAGTCGGTGATGAGCACAGACAAGATTGA
- a CDS encoding MBL fold metallo-hydrolase, with amino-acid sequence MELLRWQAGNSLKNYQYILNDSEKNAVLIDPLHASEITSMLGRFSLRARAIFITHEHDDHAGASAALQQQINIPVYTTQNTAERISARSTIVADGETIKISRDLHLTCRLTPGHSAGHAAYECNGFLFSGDCLFHGGCGHCRLPGADIEEHYRTFSERLVRLTPDLILMPGHYYAARNLDFSLHVEPMNTRARTMREKLTCDADEMAHQTTIKQEGDYNPFLRLSNRALRLRLSELTGRNLREAADKQVFLELRRLRDSW; translated from the coding sequence ATGGAACTACTCCGCTGGCAGGCCGGCAATTCGCTGAAGAACTACCAGTATATTCTGAACGACAGCGAAAAGAACGCGGTACTGATAGATCCGCTGCATGCCTCTGAGATTACCAGCATGCTCGGGCGATTCTCGCTGCGCGCCCGCGCGATCTTTATCACGCACGAACACGACGACCATGCCGGTGCTTCGGCAGCGCTGCAGCAGCAAATCAACATTCCCGTCTACACAACACAGAATACGGCTGAACGAATCAGCGCCAGATCGACGATTGTCGCTGACGGCGAAACAATCAAGATCAGCCGCGATCTTCACCTGACCTGCAGGTTAACACCAGGCCACTCGGCGGGGCATGCCGCGTACGAGTGCAACGGCTTTTTATTCAGCGGCGACTGCCTGTTTCATGGTGGTTGCGGTCACTGCCGGCTGCCCGGAGCAGACATTGAAGAACACTACCGAACTTTTTCAGAACGGCTCGTGCGCCTCACCCCCGATTTGATTCTGATGCCGGGCCATTATTATGCTGCGCGCAATCTCGACTTCAGCCTGCACGTTGAACCCATGAACACACGCGCACGCACGATGAGGGAAAAGCTAACCTGCGATGCCGATGAAATGGCGCACCAGACGACCATCAAACAAGAGGGGGATTACAACCCGTTCTTGCGGCTTTCTAACCGCGCCCTGCGCCTGCGCCTTTCAGAACTGACAGGCCGCAACCTGCGTGAAGCAGCAGACAAGCAGGTCTTTTTAGAACTTCGCCGGCTGCGCGATAGTTGGTAA
- a CDS encoding phosphoadenylyl-sulfate reductase, protein MATAEEILKLLSASNPANGLAENLKSLLHVLPETKVVFSTSLSLEDQAITHIIASDSLPVRIFTLDTGRHFAETYKTLDSTRDRYGISPEVYFPQAAAVEKLMQAKGAYSFYESVEARQECCGIRKVEPLTRALKGADLWITGIRRVHSPDRSNLPFAEHDHTNNIVKYHPLLDWTDDALKAFIQEHNIPYNRLQDRGFLSIGCEPCTRAVQPGESIRSGRWWWEDPDKKECGLHVHK, encoded by the coding sequence ATGGCAACAGCTGAAGAAATCTTAAAGTTACTTTCTGCCTCAAACCCGGCTAATGGTCTCGCTGAAAATCTGAAATCGTTATTGCACGTTTTACCCGAAACTAAAGTGGTCTTCTCGACGAGCCTCTCGCTTGAAGACCAGGCCATCACGCACATCATCGCGAGCGATTCTTTGCCCGTACGCATCTTCACACTCGATACCGGGCGCCACTTTGCCGAAACGTATAAGACTCTCGATTCGACGCGCGACCGTTACGGCATTTCACCCGAAGTCTATTTTCCGCAGGCTGCGGCCGTTGAAAAGTTGATGCAGGCGAAAGGCGCCTATAGCTTTTACGAGAGTGTCGAAGCGCGGCAAGAGTGCTGCGGCATTCGCAAAGTTGAGCCGCTGACGCGCGCTCTAAAAGGAGCCGACTTGTGGATCACCGGTATTCGCCGTGTGCACTCCCCTGATCGCTCGAATCTGCCCTTCGCCGAACACGACCACACCAACAATATCGTAAAGTACCATCCGCTTCTCGACTGGACTGACGATGCGCTCAAGGCCTTCATTCAAGAGCACAATATTCCCTACAACCGTCTGCAAGACCGGGGTTTTCTTTCGATCGGCTGCGAACCTTGCACGCGTGCCGTTCAGCCGGGTGAAAGCATACGCTCTGGCCGCTGGTGGTGGGAAGACCCGGATAAAAAAGAGTGCGGACTGCACGTACACAAATGA
- a CDS encoding ABC transporter permease translates to MTRADAIGFFTILRKEYIRIVRIWSQTLLPPVMNVALYLLIFGSFIGKRIGMMGNDSYASFIVPGLILMAVITNSYGNVSSSFFSAKFQKNIEEILVSPVPDWLIVLGFAFGGIIRGALVAAAVIAVILVAPGVELKVAHPLLAITILILTAGFFSLAGLMNAMFAKKFDDISFVPTFVLTPLTYLGGIFYPLSGLPEFWQKVSAANPILHMVSALRYAFLGHSDVSYVFALLFLIAGNAALYYVCLRYLKKGLGIRN, encoded by the coding sequence ATGACCCGCGCAGACGCCATTGGCTTTTTCACAATTTTGCGAAAAGAATATATTCGCATTGTCCGCATCTGGTCGCAGACCCTGCTACCGCCGGTGATGAACGTCGCGCTCTATCTCTTGATATTCGGCAGCTTCATCGGCAAGCGCATCGGTATGATGGGCAACGACAGCTATGCGAGCTTTATCGTGCCTGGGTTAATTCTCATGGCTGTTATCACCAACTCATATGGCAACGTTTCTTCATCTTTTTTCAGCGCGAAGTTTCAGAAGAATATAGAAGAGATACTGGTTTCGCCCGTGCCCGACTGGCTGATTGTTCTGGGTTTTGCTTTCGGTGGCATCATTCGCGGCGCCCTCGTGGCAGCCGCAGTTATCGCGGTGATTCTCGTTGCGCCGGGGGTTGAACTGAAGGTTGCACACCCGCTGCTCGCGATTACAATACTCATTCTAACCGCCGGTTTTTTTTCGCTCGCGGGGCTCATGAACGCGATGTTCGCGAAGAAGTTCGATGACATCAGTTTCGTGCCGACGTTCGTGCTGACACCGCTCACCTACCTCGGAGGCATATTTTACCCGCTTTCGGGTTTGCCTGAGTTCTGGCAGAAGGTTTCAGCGGCAAACCCAATATTGCACATGGTGAGTGCGCTGCGCTATGCATTTCTCGGGCACTCTGACGTATCCTATGTTTTCGCCTTACTCTTTTTGATTGCGGGCAATGCAGCGCTCTATTATGTGTGCCTGAGATATCTCAAGAAGGGTCTTGGAATTCGCAACTAG
- a CDS encoding ABC transporter ATP-binding protein, protein MSLPAIEIQNLRKTYGGTFEALKGIDLSVAQGDFFALLGPNGAGKSTLIGILASLVLKTAGTVKIMGVDIDHDIARAKSYLGLVPQEFNLNIFEPPMQILTNQAGYYGIGRRLARERAEKYLTQLSIMDKAMTPTRMLSGGMKRRLMIARALIHEPAILILDEPTAGVDIELRKLIWQFLVELNRSGTTIILTTHYLEEAENLCRNIAIIDQGTIIANTQMKKLLGRLGEQTYVVDLVKPVQAAPKLKNFTAHRLDALTLEITVKKGQPINALFAEFSAKKLAVRNIKEKTNRLEKLFLDLTQKEPLA, encoded by the coding sequence GTGTCTTTACCGGCAATTGAAATTCAGAATCTTCGCAAAACTTATGGCGGAACCTTCGAGGCGCTGAAAGGCATTGACCTCTCGGTGGCACAGGGAGATTTTTTCGCGCTGCTCGGCCCAAACGGAGCCGGCAAATCGACGCTCATTGGTATTCTGGCCTCGCTGGTCTTAAAAACCGCCGGCACGGTAAAGATTATGGGCGTCGACATCGACCACGATATAGCGCGCGCAAAATCTTATCTGGGCCTCGTACCGCAGGAGTTCAACCTCAATATCTTTGAACCGCCCATGCAGATTCTGACGAACCAGGCAGGTTATTATGGAATCGGCCGGCGCCTTGCGCGCGAACGGGCCGAAAAATACCTGACACAACTTTCGATCATGGACAAAGCCATGACACCCACGCGCATGCTTTCGGGAGGTATGAAGCGCCGCCTGATGATTGCGCGCGCGCTGATACACGAGCCGGCGATTCTGATTCTCGACGAACCGACGGCGGGGGTCGACATTGAGCTGAGAAAGCTCATTTGGCAATTTCTGGTAGAACTCAACCGCTCGGGCACCACGATCATTCTGACGACGCACTACCTCGAAGAGGCTGAAAACCTCTGCCGCAATATTGCGATCATCGACCAGGGCACGATTATCGCCAACACGCAGATGAAGAAGCTGCTTGGCCGACTGGGTGAGCAAACCTATGTTGTTGATCTCGTGAAGCCGGTGCAGGCCGCGCCGAAACTGAAAAATTTCACCGCCCACCGTCTCGATGCGCTGACACTCGAAATAACCGTAAAGAAGGGGCAGCCGATCAATGCGCTCTTTGCTGAATTCTCAGCGAAAAAGCTCGCGGTACGCAATATTAAAGAAAAGACGAACAGGCTCGAAAAACTTTTTCTCGATCTGACACAGAAGGAACCCCTGGCATGA
- a CDS encoding sensor histidine kinase yields MRNSSLSLKRRQYQKSIISLLNIEDAIARVQELIDEIFTDTRSIVLYWNDAAGAFIPVKPEDRDDNLKFRIFDDFMLWLGDQDRIFSKHDFLHGKKFAAVREAALEFFKTTGAEIIVPFNLNKSVLALLYLVGREGGKAYTKKELRFLLEIRDITTVSLSNAALYERLHAMLFHLEEKVKERTSELSNAQAQLIQQEKMASLGVMVAGIAHEINTPTSIVSGATENLNSNLQLIIGEIVADRIPPEPMRYLLTEAQRARELKDTKLLSATEKLRTVREIVAQLTAAGSIDETEARARADFLIDLGLYHDEGLIRLTANAAEQEFVIFRALVNIDKNLRNMRFALSSILSIVKALKHYSHRDQAEAENIDVSEGVENTVMVFQNQLKHGVQVNRHYESVSKITCNPGELNQIYSNLLVNSVHAMKGKGAIDIFIRERSLDAVLDPKNVHDDKKLESLLSDKPTNRYVLITLQDSGPGIPEALQMKIFDPFFTTKAPGEGTGLGLGIIRNVVLKHNGLLAFSSEPGCTRFTIALPVEHAPAPQT; encoded by the coding sequence GTGCGAAACAGCTCGCTATCACTCAAACGCCGCCAATACCAGAAGAGCATCATTTCGCTCTTGAACATCGAAGACGCGATTGCCCGCGTGCAAGAGCTGATCGATGAAATTTTCACCGACACGCGTTCGATCGTGCTATACTGGAACGACGCCGCCGGCGCGTTTATACCGGTAAAGCCCGAAGACCGCGACGACAACCTCAAGTTTCGCATTTTCGACGATTTTATGCTGTGGCTGGGCGATCAAGACCGCATTTTCAGCAAGCACGACTTTCTGCATGGTAAAAAATTCGCCGCCGTGCGCGAGGCAGCGCTCGAGTTTTTCAAAACGACGGGCGCTGAGATTATCGTGCCGTTTAACCTCAATAAGTCGGTCTTGGCGCTGCTCTATCTGGTGGGCCGTGAAGGCGGCAAAGCGTACACGAAAAAAGAACTGAGATTCTTGCTTGAAATTCGCGACATAACGACAGTCTCGCTTTCGAACGCCGCGCTCTATGAACGCCTGCACGCGATGCTCTTTCATCTCGAAGAAAAAGTCAAAGAGCGTACGAGCGAACTCTCGAATGCACAGGCACAGCTGATTCAGCAGGAAAAGATGGCGAGTCTCGGCGTTATGGTCGCCGGTATCGCGCACGAAATTAATACCCCCACGTCCATCGTCAGCGGGGCGACCGAAAATCTGAACAGCAACTTACAGCTCATTATCGGCGAAATCGTTGCAGACCGAATTCCACCCGAGCCGATGCGCTACCTGCTGACAGAAGCGCAGCGCGCGCGCGAACTTAAAGACACGAAGCTGCTCAGCGCGACGGAAAAACTGCGCACGGTTCGTGAAATTGTCGCGCAACTGACCGCTGCGGGTTCTATCGATGAAACCGAAGCAAGAGCACGCGCCGACTTTCTGATCGACCTGGGGCTCTACCATGACGAGGGGCTCATTCGTCTGACAGCCAACGCCGCCGAGCAGGAGTTCGTGATATTTCGCGCGCTCGTCAACATCGACAAGAATCTGCGCAACATGCGTTTTGCACTGTCTTCGATTCTGAGTATCGTCAAGGCGCTGAAGCACTATTCGCACCGTGACCAGGCAGAGGCCGAGAATATCGATGTCAGCGAAGGCGTTGAAAACACCGTCATGGTTTTTCAAAACCAGCTCAAGCATGGTGTGCAGGTGAACCGGCACTACGAGAGTGTTTCTAAAATTACCTGCAACCCGGGTGAACTAAACCAGATCTACAGTAACCTGCTCGTCAATTCAGTGCATGCCATGAAGGGCAAGGGTGCCATCGATATCTTTATCAGAGAGAGATCGCTCGATGCGGTGCTCGACCCAAAGAATGTGCACGATGACAAGAAGCTCGAAAGTCTGCTCTCTGACAAACCGACGAATCGCTACGTCTTGATCACGCTGCAAGACTCAGGCCCGGGAATTCCCGAGGCTCTGCAGATGAAAATATTTGATCCGTTTTTTACGACCAAGGCACCCGGCGAGGGTACAGGCCTCGGTCTGGGGATAATCCGCAATGTCGTGCTGAAACACAATGGTTTGCTGGCTTTTTCAAGTGAGCCCGGCTGCACGCGGTTCACGATCGCGCTACCGGTCGAGCACGCGCCCGCACCGCAGACCTAA
- a CDS encoding NADPH-dependent assimilatory sulfite reductase hemoprotein subunit codes for MSTDKIELSEVEGVKEKSNFLRGTIAEGLVDGTDKFSDDDKQLLKFHGLYQQKDRDKRQEGEPEKVTTFMLRGRIPGGRLTAEQYLAWDYLGDRFGGGALRLTTRQSVQLHGLLKEDLRAVMQEIDRVGLTSVGACGDVVRNVTEAINVTGSPIYNQLSEYSQILSDYFKFESRSYVEIWLNDVQQNPVTNERIYGKTYLPRKFKIAVTMAGDNSVDIYTNDMAFAATHSNGKIDGFFVFAGGGLGMTHNKPETFPRAADLLGYISASDLLPVATAIVTAHRDYGDRTERKHARLKYVLADKGVEWFRGEVESRSGVKLNTTRALPAWKVPEYHGFVRKANGLYNFGLYITTGRIKDIPGYRLKTAIQLVVARLGISVQVTPDQDLLFLDMTEKQRNELIHIFKAHGINTSRPNALYRRALACVSLPTCALALTESERYFPHVMRDLNRLVEKHKLMDRAPLVRMTGCPNGCARPYSAEIGIVGQQNGGKYAIFLGGNHAGTRVGEAVLQKIQMNDLPAHLDRAFAFWKAESAPTERFGDFVNRVGTERLKSVMAAEPA; via the coding sequence ATGAGCACAGACAAGATTGAACTTTCAGAAGTCGAGGGCGTCAAAGAAAAGTCGAACTTTCTTCGCGGCACCATCGCCGAGGGGCTCGTTGACGGTACCGACAAATTCAGCGACGACGACAAGCAGCTGCTGAAATTCCATGGCCTTTACCAGCAGAAAGACCGCGATAAGAGACAAGAGGGTGAGCCAGAAAAGGTCACAACCTTTATGCTGCGCGGGCGTATACCCGGCGGCAGGCTGACAGCCGAGCAATACCTGGCATGGGATTATCTCGGTGACCGCTTTGGGGGCGGAGCACTACGGCTTACAACCCGCCAGTCGGTGCAGCTGCACGGGCTTTTGAAAGAAGATCTGCGCGCCGTCATGCAAGAGATCGACCGCGTTGGCTTAACTTCTGTGGGTGCCTGCGGCGATGTGGTGCGCAATGTCACTGAGGCGATTAATGTGACCGGGTCGCCGATCTACAACCAGCTTTCAGAATATTCTCAGATTCTCTCAGACTACTTTAAATTTGAATCCAGATCGTATGTTGAGATCTGGCTGAATGATGTTCAGCAAAACCCGGTAACGAACGAGCGCATTTACGGTAAAACGTATTTACCGCGCAAGTTCAAAATTGCGGTGACGATGGCGGGCGACAACAGCGTCGACATTTACACCAACGACATGGCATTTGCCGCAACACACAGCAATGGCAAAATCGACGGTTTCTTCGTCTTCGCGGGCGGCGGGCTCGGCATGACGCACAACAAGCCCGAGACTTTCCCGCGCGCTGCCGATCTGTTGGGCTATATATCTGCAAGCGACCTGCTGCCGGTAGCGACCGCGATCGTGACAGCTCACCGCGATTATGGCGACCGCACTGAGCGCAAGCATGCACGCCTAAAATACGTACTCGCCGATAAAGGCGTTGAATGGTTTCGTGGCGAAGTCGAAAGCCGTTCAGGCGTTAAACTCAACACAACGCGCGCGCTGCCCGCGTGGAAAGTACCTGAATACCACGGCTTCGTGCGCAAGGCCAATGGCCTTTATAACTTTGGTCTCTATATCACCACCGGCCGCATTAAAGATATACCCGGTTATCGCCTGAAGACCGCGATTCAGCTCGTCGTGGCAAGACTCGGCATCAGCGTGCAGGTAACCCCCGACCAGGATCTGCTGTTTCTCGATATGACCGAAAAACAGCGCAATGAACTGATACACATCTTTAAGGCGCATGGCATCAACACGAGCCGCCCGAACGCGCTCTACCGTCGCGCACTTGCGTGCGTTTCACTGCCGACCTGCGCTCTCGCCCTTACTGAAAGCGAAAGGTACTTTCCGCATGTGATGCGCGATCTGAATCGCTTGGTTGAAAAGCACAAGCTCATGGACCGCGCGCCGCTCGTCAGAATGACGGGTTGTCCGAACGGCTGCGCCCGCCCGTATTCGGCAGAAATCGGTATTGTCGGACAGCAGAACGGCGGCAAATATGCCATCTTTCTCGGTGGCAACCATGCGGGCACCCGTGTTGGCGAAGCGGTGCTGCAAAAAATTCAGATGAACGATCTGCCCGCGCACCTTGACCGCGCATTTGCATTCTGGAAAGCCGAGAGCGCGCCAACTGAACGCTTCGGTGATTTCGTCAACCGCGTCGGTACCGAACGCCTGAAGAGCGTCATGGCCGCCGAACCCGCCTAA